A genomic window from Cytobacillus suaedae includes:
- a CDS encoding ROK family glucokinase produces MKDQLLVGVDLGGTTIKMAFVSYYGEIIEKWEIPTNKAQITTDIAKAIDSKLEELNLPKNKLLGIGMGAPGPVNMDTGVVYEAVNLGWKDFPLKDQLEIETGLSAIIDNDANIAAIGEMWKGAGEGSKDLICVTLGTGVGGGIIANGNIVHGVNGAAGEIGHITSIVEGGTPCNCGKTGCLETIASATGVVRITIEKLNKDSRASVLREEFERNGTITSKHVFDAVNAGDELAKEVLDYISFHLGLALANLANGLNPEKIVLGGGVSKAGDVLVQSVSKHFQRYVFPRVGIGAKISIATLGNDAGVIGGAWLAKTNLL; encoded by the coding sequence ATGAAAGATCAGTTGTTAGTAGGGGTAGACCTAGGTGGAACAACGATAAAAATGGCCTTCGTTAGTTACTACGGAGAAATCATTGAAAAATGGGAGATTCCAACGAATAAAGCACAAATTACAACGGACATTGCAAAGGCGATTGATTCAAAGCTTGAAGAATTGAATCTACCTAAGAATAAACTACTAGGAATAGGTATGGGAGCACCTGGTCCAGTGAATATGGATACAGGTGTTGTTTATGAAGCAGTCAATTTGGGGTGGAAGGACTTTCCGTTAAAGGATCAGTTAGAGATTGAAACAGGACTGTCTGCTATTATTGATAACGATGCGAACATCGCTGCAATAGGTGAAATGTGGAAGGGCGCAGGTGAAGGGTCTAAAGATCTAATCTGTGTAACTCTTGGAACAGGAGTTGGCGGTGGTATCATTGCAAATGGAAATATCGTTCACGGTGTGAATGGTGCTGCTGGAGAAATTGGTCATATTACCTCTATAGTTGAAGGTGGTACTCCTTGTAACTGTGGTAAAACGGGCTGTCTTGAAACAATTGCCTCAGCAACTGGAGTAGTTCGAATAACAATTGAGAAGTTAAATAAGGATTCAAGGGCAAGCGTTTTACGAGAAGAATTTGAACGTAATGGAACCATTACCTCAAAACACGTATTTGATGCAGTAAATGCTGGAGATGAATTAGCTAAGGAAGTTCTTGATTATATTAGCTTTCATTTAGGCCTTGCACTGGCTAACCTTGCAAATGGTCTAAATCCTGAAAAAATCGTATTAGGCGGTGGAGTTTCGAAAGCTGGAGATGTTTTAGTTCAATCTGTTTCTAAACATTTTCAACGATATGTGTTCCCGCGTGTAGGAATTGGAGCAAAAATCTCTATTGCAACTTTAGGAAACGATGCAGGTGTAATTGGTGGAGCTTGGCTCGCTAAGACAAACTTACTATAA
- a CDS encoding YqgQ family protein, whose translation MNSIFDVRHLLKTYGTYIYLGDRIADLELMEDEVRELYQSNMIDIKQFQRAILLLRQEMAKESEK comes from the coding sequence ATGAACAGCATTTTTGATGTTAGACATCTACTTAAGACTTATGGTACATATATTTATCTCGGTGACAGAATAGCGGACTTAGAACTGATGGAAGATGAGGTAAGGGAGCTTTATCAATCAAACATGATCGATATAAAACAGTTTCAAAGGGCGATCTTATTACTTCGCCAGGAAATGGCAAAGGAATCTGAAAAGTAA
- a CDS encoding spore germination protein, whose protein sequence is MKAEQPKHPVTSNLQENTSYLKDRLGVDKSFDVIQLDLKYAGRNMSMFLIDGFAKDDILHLLMRFLANLDENALKEDALDKLIKTYIPYVEVEKVNDLDKVVDSVLAGPTVLLVEGIDQAIIIDARTYPVRGPQEPDTERVVRGSRDGFVETIVFNTALTRRRIRDRSLRMEYMQVGRRSKTDIVVCYIEDIADPDHVNEVKKSIDKIDTDGLPMAEKTIEEFISGRHWNPYPVVRYTERPDTAAAHLYEGHVIIIVDGSPSVLITPTTFWHHLQHAEEYRNKPVVGAYLRIVRYIAVWASLFLLPIWYLLSVNPELLPENLGFIGPNEVGEIPLFVQFILIEIGLDMLRMAAVHTPTSLATALGLVAALLIGQVAVEVGLFTNEVVLYFAVVAIGTFATPSYELSLANRIVRIIFLIAAAAFNVVGFVIAVTLWIILLSRMKSFNVPYFWPFIPFSYRAFRSVLFRSPIPLKNKRPPVLHPEDPDR, encoded by the coding sequence TTGAAAGCTGAGCAACCCAAACATCCAGTGACATCAAACTTACAAGAAAATACTTCCTATTTAAAAGATAGGCTTGGTGTCGACAAAAGCTTTGATGTGATTCAGTTAGATTTAAAATATGCTGGTAGGAACATGTCAATGTTCTTGATTGATGGATTTGCAAAAGACGATATTCTTCATTTGTTAATGAGATTTTTGGCGAATCTTGATGAAAATGCGCTAAAAGAAGATGCACTTGATAAATTGATAAAAACATATATTCCATACGTTGAAGTTGAAAAAGTAAATGATTTAGATAAAGTTGTTGACTCTGTATTAGCAGGACCTACTGTCTTACTTGTTGAGGGAATAGATCAAGCGATTATTATAGATGCAAGAACTTATCCCGTAAGGGGACCACAAGAACCTGACACTGAAAGAGTGGTTCGAGGTTCAAGAGATGGATTTGTTGAAACAATAGTATTTAATACAGCTTTAACAAGAAGACGAATAAGAGATCGTTCTCTTCGAATGGAATATATGCAAGTGGGAAGACGGTCAAAAACAGACATAGTCGTTTGTTACATAGAGGATATTGCAGATCCAGATCACGTAAATGAAGTTAAAAAATCTATTGATAAAATTGATACAGACGGATTACCAATGGCAGAGAAAACAATTGAGGAATTTATTTCAGGTAGACATTGGAATCCTTATCCAGTTGTACGTTATACAGAAAGACCAGACACAGCAGCTGCACACCTATACGAAGGACACGTTATCATCATAGTTGATGGATCACCAAGTGTTCTCATCACGCCTACTACCTTTTGGCATCATCTACAGCATGCAGAGGAATATCGTAACAAACCAGTAGTTGGTGCGTACTTACGGATTGTTCGTTATATAGCAGTTTGGGCTTCACTCTTCTTGCTGCCAATCTGGTACTTATTATCTGTAAACCCAGAGCTTTTGCCGGAGAATTTAGGTTTTATTGGTCCAAATGAAGTGGGAGAAATTCCATTATTTGTCCAATTTATATTAATTGAGATAGGACTCGATATGCTCCGGATGGCAGCTGTGCATACACCGACGTCTCTTGCAACAGCATTAGGGCTAGTGGCAGCCTTATTAATTGGTCAAGTGGCGGTAGAAGTTGGTTTGTTCACAAATGAAGTAGTGCTTTACTTTGCGGTTGTGGCCATTGGGACATTTGCCACACCTAGTTATGAACTAAGTTTAGCAAATCGAATCGTTAGAATTATCTTCCTAATTGCAGCGGCTGCTTTTAATGTGGTTGGATTTGTTATTGCTGTTACTCTCTGGATTATTCTGTTATCAAGAATGAAATCCTTTAATGTTCCATACTTTTGGCCGTTTATTCCGTTTTCATATCGGGCATTTCGATCTGTTTTATTCAGATCACCAATCCCTTTGAAAAATAAGAGACCACCCGTATTACATCCTGAAGATCCAGATCGATAA
- a CDS encoding rhomboid family intramembrane serine protease, with protein MVFRQDYTFWKLTRTLVLEKEYRILQISTNAQEIWLESSERELPKLVRILRYDLDWGNWMQRDMETTLQKVRNISKRLGFKKLDVANIYVSTYPPVDDWQHRLEEPLHIKENRTHINMKTFVLHADIAKEDSRLQLLADFSIEDFKDTPGPLIDTSGIEELRREVLKETQRRIKNEQRIFQYSKPFFTYVFIALQVLMFLLLELRGGSTNIDTLLAFGAKENTLILNGEWWRFFTPIILHIGIFHLLMNTLALYFLGSAVERIFGRTRFLILYIFAGFAGSLGSFLFSSSVSAGASGAIFGLFGALLFFGLSYPKLFFRTMGTNIITIILINLAFGFIVPGIDNAGHIGGLIGGFLASGIVSLPGRKLYKNSVIYFTVTVLLTVSLLIIGFRM; from the coding sequence ATGGTTTTTCGACAAGATTATACTTTTTGGAAGCTAACTAGAACGTTAGTGCTAGAAAAGGAATATCGAATCTTACAGATATCAACAAATGCACAAGAAATATGGCTTGAATCCTCTGAGCGAGAGTTGCCTAAGTTAGTTCGTATATTACGTTATGATCTTGACTGGGGAAATTGGATGCAAAGAGACATGGAGACCACCTTGCAAAAAGTGAGAAATATTAGCAAGCGACTTGGTTTCAAAAAGCTAGATGTGGCTAATATATATGTGTCAACCTACCCACCTGTTGATGATTGGCAGCATAGACTTGAAGAACCTTTACATATCAAAGAAAATCGAACACACATAAATATGAAAACCTTCGTTCTTCATGCAGATATAGCAAAAGAAGACAGTCGGTTACAACTTTTAGCAGATTTTTCAATTGAAGACTTCAAGGATACCCCTGGTCCTTTAATTGATACTAGTGGCATAGAAGAATTAAGAAGGGAAGTTCTAAAGGAAACGCAACGAAGAATAAAAAATGAACAACGGATTTTTCAATATAGTAAACCATTCTTTACATATGTTTTTATTGCGCTCCAGGTACTAATGTTTTTACTTCTTGAACTACGTGGAGGAAGTACAAACATAGATACACTATTAGCATTTGGTGCAAAAGAAAATACCTTAATATTAAATGGAGAATGGTGGAGGTTTTTCACCCCTATAATTTTACATATAGGTATCTTTCATTTATTAATGAACACACTTGCCCTTTATTTTCTCGGAAGTGCAGTTGAGCGTATTTTTGGTAGAACTCGTTTTTTGATTTTGTATATTTTTGCCGGATTTGCAGGAAGTTTGGGGAGTTTTTTATTTAGTTCATCCGTATCAGCAGGTGCCTCTGGTGCTATATTTGGACTATTTGGAGCATTACTATTCTTCGGATTGTCCTATCCAAAACTGTTTTTCCGGACAATGGGTACCAATATTATTACGATAATTCTCATTAATTTAGCCTTTGGATTTATCGTGCCTGGCATAGATAATGCAGGACATATTGGTGGTTTGATAGGTGGCTTTTTAGCTTCTGGGATTGTTTCGCTACCGGGAAGGAAGTTATATAAAAATAGTGTTATTTATTTTACTGTAACTGTGTTGCTAACGGTCTCTCTACTTATCATAGGATTTAGAATGTAA
- a CDS encoding HAD family hydrolase, translating into MNWDIICFDLDNTIINYEKTFERTMEYCFALLLDENKSKQEISITQWFPIFKKYCDEYWHAYSQKSMSRKEYRRARFISSMEELGHRATFQQADRLQELFHQHVAHFVVPFKGIETLLETLKTRGSKLGIITNGNSEIQYNKLKKAGLHFFFESIIISDAVKVAKPSPEIFAIAKERLGTNSERCVYVGDSWELDIEGANNANWDAIYFNTRNETPRVRKSIGIEVRSVSELSTIFST; encoded by the coding sequence ATGAATTGGGATATCATTTGTTTTGACCTAGATAACACAATCATCAATTATGAAAAAACATTTGAAAGAACAATGGAATACTGCTTTGCTTTGTTATTAGATGAAAACAAAAGCAAGCAGGAAATATCTATCACACAATGGTTTCCAATCTTTAAAAAATATTGTGATGAATACTGGCATGCGTATTCTCAAAAGTCAATGAGTAGAAAAGAATACAGAAGAGCAAGGTTCATTTCATCCATGGAGGAACTCGGGCATCGAGCTACCTTTCAGCAAGCTGACCGACTGCAAGAATTATTTCATCAGCATGTTGCTCATTTTGTAGTCCCATTTAAAGGAATAGAAACTCTGTTAGAAACCTTAAAAACTCGAGGTAGTAAACTAGGAATCATAACTAATGGTAATAGTGAAATACAATATAACAAGCTTAAGAAGGCAGGGCTCCATTTCTTTTTTGAGAGTATTATCATCTCAGATGCAGTTAAAGTTGCAAAGCCTTCTCCTGAAATATTTGCAATTGCAAAAGAAAGACTCGGTACGAATAGTGAACGGTGTGTGTATGTAGGTGATTCTTGGGAACTTGATATAGAAGGGGCGAATAACGCAAACTGGGATGCCATTTATTTTAATACACGAAATGAAACACCTAGGGTGCGAAAGAGTATCGGGATAGAGGTTAGAAGTGTTTCTGAATTATCTACTATATTTAGTACTTAG
- a CDS encoding DUF92 domain-containing protein — MSEIILPFTLCVLVAVIGYKLKSLTFSGGIATIFVGLSVAIGFGYGGLMLLGAFFASSSLWSKYKSDFKEKHLSGKIEKGEQRDSVQVIANGGVPAILGIAMAIFPSPTMLSAFIASIAAANADTWASEIGSISKKRPYLITSFKQVDPGTSGAVSNLGTIAALFGSIFICFLSYLYWDLSIYIIIFLVFVGFAGNIMDTILGAIVQVGFKCTICNIETEKTIHCKNKTVHHKGFLAINNDLVNFLSILFSAISAGLISILLIR; from the coding sequence ATGAGTGAGATCATTCTGCCCTTTACACTTTGTGTTCTAGTTGCAGTTATTGGATATAAGCTAAAATCTTTAACTTTTTCAGGTGGTATTGCAACTATTTTCGTGGGGCTTTCTGTTGCAATAGGCTTTGGGTATGGCGGATTGATGCTATTAGGTGCTTTTTTTGCAAGCTCAAGTCTTTGGAGTAAATATAAAAGTGACTTTAAAGAAAAACATTTATCAGGCAAGATTGAAAAAGGAGAGCAGCGGGATAGTGTTCAAGTGATAGCCAATGGGGGTGTACCTGCCATTCTAGGAATAGCAATGGCCATATTTCCTTCACCAACTATGTTATCGGCATTTATTGCTTCAATTGCTGCAGCCAATGCAGATACCTGGGCGTCTGAAATCGGGTCAATAAGTAAAAAAAGGCCATATTTAATTACTAGCTTTAAGCAAGTAGATCCTGGTACATCTGGTGCGGTTTCTAACTTAGGAACAATCGCTGCTTTGTTTGGTTCCATTTTTATATGTTTCTTGTCATACCTATACTGGGACCTTTCAATATACATAATAATATTTTTAGTTTTTGTTGGTTTTGCTGGTAATATAATGGATACAATTCTAGGGGCAATTGTTCAGGTTGGTTTCAAATGTACGATATGTAATATTGAAACAGAAAAGACAATTCACTGTAAGAACAAAACTGTTCATCATAAAGGATTCTTAGCCATAAACAATGATCTTGTTAATTTCTTGTCAATTTTATTTTCAGCCATCAGTGCTGGTCTTATCTCAATACTACTTATAAGATAA
- a CDS encoding 5-formyltetrahydrofolate cyclo-ligase, which yields MLKTKKQLRAEIKHELLSLSEQSRSRLSAEITENVVKMDEWIQSKTIGITISGEIEPNTTDLIKEAWRSNKRVVVPKCHPTTKTMTFHEITSFDQLEVVYFGLKEPIIDITKEVSQNEIQLLFVPGLFFTIKGFRLGHGGGYYDRYLASYKGTTMSLAFPGQFIDDLPIEPFDLPVQKIVSTHGVINCHE from the coding sequence TTGTTGAAAACGAAAAAACAACTTCGTGCGGAAATTAAACATGAGCTTTTATCACTATCTGAACAGTCTCGTTCAAGGTTATCAGCTGAGATTACAGAAAATGTAGTAAAAATGGATGAGTGGATTCAGTCGAAAACCATAGGAATCACAATCTCTGGAGAAATCGAACCGAATACTACAGACCTAATTAAAGAAGCTTGGCGGTCAAATAAGAGGGTTGTCGTTCCAAAGTGCCACCCAACTACTAAGACTATGACATTTCATGAAATAACCTCCTTTGACCAATTAGAGGTTGTCTATTTTGGCCTTAAGGAACCTATTATAGATATTACAAAAGAAGTATCACAAAATGAGATTCAATTGCTATTTGTACCAGGGTTATTCTTTACTATTAAAGGCTTTCGACTTGGTCATGGTGGTGGTTACTATGACCGATACTTAGCTTCGTATAAAGGGACAACAATGTCCTTAGCTTTTCCAGGTCAGTTCATCGATGATCTACCAATTGAGCCATTTGATTTACCTGTCCAAAAAATTGTTAGTACTCACGGGGTAATAAACTGCCATGAGTGA
- a CDS encoding DNA-binding response regulator — protein sequence MGFEEEYQAFLNTHLQARTGERLRRLQEGHKQAEMLFLKQVWWPLFYQFNYLHPEYEVDDFKDSKRYLDFAYIRPGIRICIEVDGYGPHLKNISRWQFSDNLERQNQLVIDRWTVIRFSFDQVKENPRRCQQVVQQVIGRWLGDELDQASLSLLEKEVLRLVIRKGKDISPTEVENYLKLSDKTVKKVLTQLVEKKMLLPASGTKRIRSYRLGDQVNDPV from the coding sequence ATGGGATTTGAAGAAGAATATCAGGCCTTTTTGAATACTCACTTACAGGCAAGAACCGGTGAGCGGTTGCGGCGCCTACAAGAAGGTCACAAACAGGCTGAAATGTTGTTTTTAAAACAAGTGTGGTGGCCATTATTTTATCAATTCAATTATCTTCATCCTGAATATGAAGTCGATGATTTCAAGGATAGCAAGAGGTATTTAGATTTTGCTTATATTCGTCCCGGCATTCGGATTTGCATAGAGGTAGACGGGTATGGTCCTCACCTAAAGAACATCAGTAGATGGCAATTTTCCGACAACCTAGAACGACAAAACCAACTGGTGATTGATAGATGGACCGTGATCCGTTTTTCTTTTGACCAAGTAAAAGAGAACCCCCGTAGATGCCAACAGGTTGTACAGCAAGTGATAGGTCGATGGCTCGGTGATGAGCTAGATCAGGCATCTCTGTCTTTACTTGAAAAGGAAGTACTTAGGCTTGTGATTCGAAAAGGAAAAGACATATCTCCTACAGAAGTAGAGAATTATTTAAAACTAAGTGACAAGACGGTAAAAAAAGTACTTACTCAACTAGTCGAAAAAAAGATGCTATTGCCTGCATCTGGAACAAAGAGGATTCGCTCTTATAGGTTAGGGGATCAGGTTAATGACCCGGTTTGA
- the rpmG gene encoding 50S ribosomal protein L33: MRVKITLACTETGDRNYITTKNKRNNPDRLEMKKYSPRLKKVTLHRETK, encoded by the coding sequence ATGCGTGTTAAAATCACTTTAGCTTGCACAGAAACTGGTGATCGTAACTATATTACAACTAAAAATAAGCGTAATAACCCAGATCGTCTTGAGATGAAAAAATACAGCCCAAGATTGAAAAAGGTAACTCTTCACCGCGAAACAAAGTAA
- a CDS encoding nucleotidyltransferase family protein, whose translation MKGVIIAGGRGNRLRPLTNSLPKPMVPLLNKPVMEYSIDLLKQHGITSIAVTTHYLSKSIKDYFGDGSKFGVSLSYFHENQPLGTAGGLLNAKGFLNEPFIVVSGDILTDFNLTEAIHYHLEKDALLTILLTEVENPLQYGLVETDEKGKVHRFVEKPSDWEDVYNDKVNTGIYIVNPEVFSYWSSGSFYDFSRDLFPKLIENKEGLYGFLCKGYWSDIGCYERYRQTELDLQENKVKIKVVGNSPTYGLVRRRLTRKKYKIRMNKSKFSALRMSPRK comes from the coding sequence ATGAAGGGTGTCATTATCGCCGGTGGGAGAGGTAATAGATTACGACCTTTAACAAATAGTCTACCAAAGCCCATGGTGCCTCTTTTAAATAAGCCTGTGATGGAATACAGCATTGATTTATTAAAACAACATGGAATTACGAGTATTGCGGTAACAACCCACTACTTAAGTAAATCGATAAAGGATTACTTTGGTGATGGAAGTAAATTTGGTGTATCATTATCCTACTTTCATGAAAATCAGCCGCTCGGGACAGCTGGTGGTTTACTAAATGCTAAAGGTTTCTTAAATGAACCCTTTATTGTGGTCAGTGGTGACATTCTAACGGACTTTAATTTAACTGAAGCAATCCACTATCATCTAGAAAAAGATGCGCTACTAACAATTTTACTAACAGAGGTAGAAAACCCTTTACAGTATGGTTTAGTAGAGACAGATGAAAAAGGAAAAGTACATCGGTTTGTTGAGAAGCCGAGTGATTGGGAAGATGTCTATAATGACAAGGTTAATACAGGGATTTATATTGTAAACCCTGAAGTATTTTCTTATTGGTCTAGTGGGTCATTTTATGATTTTAGCCGAGACCTATTTCCGAAGTTGATTGAGAATAAAGAGGGTTTGTATGGATTTCTATGTAAGGGATATTGGTCTGATATAGGATGTTATGAACGTTATAGGCAAACTGAGCTTGACTTACAAGAAAATAAGGTGAAAATAAAAGTGGTAGGAAACTCACCTACATATGGGTTAGTAAGAAGAAGGCTGACTCGAAAAAAATATAAAATTCGTATGAATAAGTCTAAGTTTTCAGCATTACGAATGAGTCCTAGAAAATAA
- a CDS encoding glycosyltransferase family 4 protein, whose translation MKKQNSTWQENFSTYTSYSSEECLTDEEVQALRSFDLVLKELKIHQRQPTENESLAILMLSWEFPPHIVGGLARHVYDLSRHLVHKGLSIHVLTTTLYSAPQYEVIEGVHVHRVCIGDYNSTHFLKWVRELNIKLAVKALEIMDQFPIHLIHAHDWLVGEASLSLKTIRRKPLMVTIHATEWGRYNGLYTQTNHLIHEKEQRLIEEADRVIVCSEYMKNEVESIFLQSHQKIDVVPNGVDPIQFEKIVETTNLTDRIGRQYSQLIFSIGRIVNEKGFFMIIDAAPHIIKRYPSALFLIAGEGPLLKHYQNIINERGLNQYIKFIGFINDHERNALYQKCDIALFPSIYEPFGIVALEGMINGKPTIVSDTGGLSSIIEDHVSGMKIRPGDVNDLTDKILYLLDNEEIAQRLGLTAKEIVKSMFGWHKIADDTSRLYKELLLSSSIK comes from the coding sequence TTGAAAAAACAAAATAGTACCTGGCAAGAAAATTTTAGTACATATACTTCTTATTCTAGTGAAGAATGTTTAACCGATGAAGAAGTACAAGCACTTCGTTCCTTTGACCTTGTTTTAAAAGAACTGAAAATACATCAACGACAACCAACAGAAAATGAATCACTAGCAATATTAATGCTAAGCTGGGAGTTTCCCCCACATATTGTTGGTGGACTCGCACGGCACGTTTATGATCTTTCAAGACACTTAGTCCATAAAGGACTTTCTATACATGTACTAACAACGACTCTATATTCTGCACCACAATATGAAGTAATCGAAGGGGTCCATGTACACCGTGTATGTATAGGGGATTATAATTCCACACATTTTCTAAAGTGGGTACGTGAACTAAATATTAAGTTGGCCGTTAAGGCTCTTGAGATTATGGATCAATTTCCTATACATTTGATTCATGCACATGACTGGCTTGTTGGTGAGGCATCTTTGTCCCTAAAAACAATCCGAAGAAAACCCCTCATGGTTACCATTCATGCTACTGAGTGGGGACGATACAACGGCCTCTATACCCAAACAAATCATTTAATACATGAAAAAGAGCAAAGACTTATAGAGGAAGCTGACCGTGTTATTGTTTGTAGTGAGTATATGAAAAATGAGGTAGAATCAATCTTTTTGCAAAGTCATCAAAAAATCGATGTTGTTCCAAATGGGGTTGACCCTATCCAATTTGAAAAGATTGTTGAAACAACAAATTTAACAGATCGTATTGGCAGACAGTATAGTCAACTAATTTTTTCTATCGGAAGAATCGTCAATGAAAAAGGATTCTTTATGATCATTGATGCTGCGCCTCATATTATAAAACGTTACCCATCAGCATTGTTTTTGATTGCAGGAGAAGGTCCGCTCTTAAAACATTATCAAAACATTATCAACGAACGAGGCCTTAATCAGTATATAAAATTTATCGGCTTTATAAATGATCATGAACGAAACGCACTATATCAGAAGTGTGATATCGCATTATTTCCAAGTATATACGAGCCCTTTGGAATTGTTGCTTTGGAAGGAATGATTAATGGAAAACCAACGATTGTGTCCGATACAGGCGGACTCTCAAGTATCATAGAAGACCATGTATCGGGAATGAAAATAAGACCGGGAGATGTAAATGACTTAACTGATAAGATCCTTTATCTTTTGGATAATGAAGAAATTGCACAAAGATTAGGGCTAACTGCAAAAGAAATAGTTAAATCAATGTTTGGCTGGCATAAAATTGCTGATGACACAAGTAGACTATATAAGGAATTACTTTTATCATCATCAATTAAGTAG
- the phoU gene encoding phosphate signaling complex protein PhoU codes for MAIRSSFDKDLTKLKDSLLEMSSLARKSVEDSIKALAELDFEKAKQIIEEDAKINQLDEKINNLVVQLIAQQQPVATDLRKIIAALKFSNDVERIGDLAVNISKSILHIGNGPLIKPIVEIPKMASMALDMLSKVVEAYINEDPVLARETAASDDAVDALYGKLTQELLELMTKNPQSINQITQLAFVCRYIERIADHTTNMSEHIIFMVRAKQYDLNT; via the coding sequence ATGGCAATTAGAAGTTCTTTTGACAAAGATTTAACAAAGCTTAAAGATAGCTTACTTGAAATGTCTTCCCTTGCAAGAAAGTCAGTTGAAGATTCTATTAAAGCACTGGCTGAATTAGATTTTGAAAAAGCAAAGCAAATTATTGAGGAAGATGCAAAAATTAATCAACTAGATGAGAAAATCAATAATCTTGTTGTTCAATTAATTGCACAGCAACAACCTGTTGCAACTGACTTACGTAAAATTATCGCTGCTTTAAAATTCTCTAATGATGTTGAGAGAATTGGGGACCTAGCAGTAAATATTTCTAAATCTATTCTTCATATTGGTAACGGGCCATTAATTAAACCAATTGTTGAGATTCCCAAAATGGCCAGTATGGCTTTAGACATGCTGTCAAAGGTTGTTGAAGCCTATATCAATGAAGATCCAGTTTTAGCAAGAGAAACGGCAGCTTCCGATGATGCCGTGGATGCTTTATATGGTAAGTTAACTCAAGAGCTATTAGAATTGATGACGAAGAATCCACAGTCCATCAACCAAATAACGCAACTAGCCTTTGTTTGTCGCTATATCGAGCGTATTGCAGATCATACAACCAACATGTCAGAACACATTATTTTCATGGTAAGAGCAAAACAGTACGATTTAAATACGTAA